A window of the Microbacterium sp. AZCO genome harbors these coding sequences:
- a CDS encoding class II glutamine amidotransferase codes for MSRMLAFAARTPLPTAAAVGADVLAQFRALSRLHADGWGTAWLDPASRDVMTAGGRDAAGHSDEWETTLSRPSAARIVYLRFASGGAPASPENAQPFLRNGTAFQHNGLLAPREDALALLTEEARSGLTGTTDSEAYFAVVRGATGGGSLTTATELAHGVRLVRDAFPVACLNAMLLTPAGLFVVHAAGSAPVPLAAFARRGADMSNLPPGHDDDYNVLRTSVTLTGARVVATTGVDQSGWDVLDTESVLRVTPDAVIGTEV; via the coding sequence ATGTCGCGAATGCTCGCCTTTGCCGCCCGCACACCCCTTCCCACGGCCGCAGCCGTGGGCGCCGACGTCCTGGCACAGTTCCGTGCGCTGTCACGCCTGCACGCCGACGGCTGGGGCACGGCATGGCTCGACCCTGCGTCGCGAGACGTCATGACCGCGGGAGGGCGCGACGCCGCCGGGCATTCCGATGAATGGGAGACCACGCTGTCCCGGCCGTCGGCGGCGCGGATCGTCTACCTGCGGTTCGCGAGCGGGGGTGCGCCGGCCTCACCCGAGAACGCGCAGCCGTTCCTGCGCAACGGGACGGCCTTCCAGCACAACGGATTGCTCGCGCCGCGCGAGGATGCCCTCGCACTCCTGACCGAGGAGGCGAGGTCCGGGCTCACCGGCACGACCGATAGCGAGGCGTACTTCGCGGTCGTCCGCGGCGCGACGGGAGGGGGCTCGCTCACCACGGCCACCGAGCTCGCGCACGGCGTCCGCCTGGTGCGAGATGCCTTCCCCGTGGCGTGTCTCAACGCCATGCTGCTCACGCCCGCCGGTCTGTTCGTCGTCCACGCCGCAGGCTCGGCGCCCGTTCCGCTCGCGGCATTCGCCCGCCGCGGCGCCGACATGAGCAACCTCCCGCCGGGCCACGACGACGACTACAACGTCCTCCGCACGAGCGTCACGCTGACGGGGGCGCGGGTCGTGGCGACGACGGGGGTCGACCAGTCCGGCTGGGATGTCCTCGACACCGAGTCCGTGCTCCGCGTCACGCCGGACGCTGTCATCGGGACGGAGGTGTGA
- a CDS encoding aminotransferase class V-fold PLP-dependent enzyme, whose amino-acid sequence MTSVPAADAAREIAVLPQDGSAIDVARERELTRGAGLSHHFNAAGSALPTTAVVSAVVAHLRLEERVGGYEAAAQMKEDVEAVYRSAGTLLGCAADEIALFDSASTGLRVLLDALRPMPGSRIIASRSTYVSHALHLMTLQNEHDVDVVLAPVDDGRRVDLEALESLLADGRPTILTIAHVPTSSGLVEPVAAIGRLARKYDAVYLLDATQSVGHLDIDVAAIGCHVLVTTGRKFLRAPRGTALAYVERHCAAMLVPTAPDVRGSRWLGERDWDVTATARRFETWEAGIAGRLGLGVALDEAQRRGIPETAAWLTSTGAHVRESLRGIPGVTIADPEGADSAIVTFLVDGLTAAQTAARLADRRIRVVSVPATHGQWDLGDRAITSVVRASLHVYNDDGDIAKLLEGVADAAREGART is encoded by the coding sequence ATGACATCGGTGCCCGCGGCAGACGCCGCACGAGAAATCGCGGTCCTCCCGCAGGACGGCTCCGCGATCGATGTGGCGCGCGAGCGCGAGCTCACGCGCGGCGCCGGGTTGTCGCACCACTTCAATGCGGCAGGGTCCGCGCTTCCGACGACCGCGGTCGTCTCGGCGGTCGTCGCGCACCTGCGGCTCGAGGAGCGCGTGGGCGGCTACGAAGCCGCGGCGCAGATGAAGGAGGATGTGGAAGCGGTCTACCGGTCGGCCGGCACGCTCCTCGGCTGCGCCGCAGACGAGATCGCGCTGTTCGACAGCGCCTCGACCGGTCTCCGCGTCCTCCTCGACGCCCTCCGGCCCATGCCCGGGTCGCGCATCATCGCCTCCCGCAGCACCTATGTGAGCCACGCGCTCCACCTCATGACGCTGCAGAACGAGCACGACGTCGACGTCGTGCTCGCCCCCGTGGACGATGGTCGGCGCGTCGACCTGGAGGCCCTCGAGTCGCTCCTCGCCGACGGGCGTCCCACGATCCTGACCATCGCCCACGTACCCACATCGTCGGGGCTCGTCGAGCCGGTCGCCGCCATCGGACGCCTGGCGCGGAAGTACGACGCGGTGTACCTGCTCGACGCGACGCAGTCCGTCGGGCACCTCGACATCGACGTCGCCGCGATCGGGTGCCATGTGCTCGTGACGACCGGCCGCAAGTTCCTTCGTGCGCCCCGGGGCACGGCGCTCGCGTACGTCGAGCGACACTGCGCGGCGATGCTCGTCCCGACCGCGCCCGACGTCCGGGGCTCGCGGTGGCTCGGCGAGCGCGACTGGGACGTCACCGCCACGGCGCGGCGGTTCGAGACCTGGGAGGCGGGCATCGCCGGCCGGCTCGGCCTCGGCGTCGCCCTCGACGAAGCGCAGCGCCGCGGCATCCCCGAGACGGCCGCATGGCTGACGTCGACAGGAGCTCACGTCCGGGAGTCGCTGCGCGGCATCCCCGGCGTGACGATCGCCGATCCCGAAGGCGCCGATTCGGCGATCGTGACATTCCTCGTGGACGGGCTGACGGCCGCACAGACCGCCGCACGCCTCGCCGACCGTCGGATCCGGGTGGTCTCGGTGCCGGCGACCCACGGCCAGTGGGATCTGGGGGATCGTGCGATAACGTCCGTCGTGCGTGCCTCCCTGCACGTGTACAACGACGACGGCGACATTGCGAAGCTCCTCGAAGGCGTCGCGGATGCCGCCCGAGAAGGAGCCCGCACATGA
- the solA gene encoding N-methyl-L-tryptophan oxidase — MSSLDADVLVLGLGVHGSATAASLARRGVDVLAVDRFTPGHARGSSHGRTRMIRRAYPNPVWNDFVARAFDGWAELERQTGETLVHRTGGLYAHHGQSQLQGPDCVVVDDRARMAELMPGFAVPEGYRAVHDPSAGVIEASRALTALQRSASAHGAELRWGVRAEGWESIQGGVLVRTDAGDLRARTLVIAGGSWMGALVPELAPLLEVWRILTLTVAAGQAVGQPPSLGAFSVDRSEGLVFGIPDADGNGVKLGVDAGAVWDPETPVAPPSDDEIATLQALLAAYVPGIDTTPVEAAACLYTMTADKRFVLGPLGRAPEVIVASACSGHGFKFGPAVGEALADLATGVARDDLAFISTSRRGF; from the coding sequence ATGAGCTCCCTCGACGCGGACGTCCTCGTCCTCGGCCTGGGCGTCCACGGCAGCGCGACCGCCGCGAGTCTCGCGCGACGCGGCGTCGACGTGCTCGCGGTCGACCGATTCACGCCGGGACATGCGCGGGGCTCCTCGCACGGTCGCACACGCATGATCCGCCGCGCCTACCCCAACCCGGTGTGGAACGACTTCGTCGCGCGCGCCTTCGACGGGTGGGCCGAGCTCGAGCGCCAGACGGGCGAGACGCTCGTGCACCGCACGGGCGGTCTGTACGCGCACCACGGCCAGTCGCAGCTGCAGGGGCCGGACTGCGTCGTCGTCGACGACCGCGCGCGCATGGCCGAGCTCATGCCCGGCTTCGCGGTGCCCGAGGGCTACCGGGCCGTCCATGATCCGTCCGCCGGCGTCATCGAGGCATCCCGCGCGCTCACGGCGTTGCAGCGATCCGCGAGCGCGCACGGAGCTGAGCTGCGGTGGGGCGTGCGCGCCGAGGGGTGGGAGAGCATCCAGGGCGGCGTCCTCGTGCGCACCGACGCGGGCGACCTGCGCGCGCGAACGCTCGTGATCGCGGGCGGCAGCTGGATGGGAGCGCTGGTGCCCGAGCTCGCACCCCTGCTCGAGGTCTGGCGCATCCTGACCCTCACGGTCGCGGCCGGGCAGGCGGTGGGGCAGCCGCCGTCGCTCGGCGCGTTCTCGGTCGACCGCTCGGAGGGCCTCGTGTTCGGCATCCCGGATGCGGATGGCAACGGCGTCAAGCTCGGGGTGGACGCGGGCGCCGTGTGGGACCCCGAGACCCCCGTCGCCCCGCCGTCGGACGACGAGATCGCCACGCTGCAGGCCCTCCTCGCGGCATACGTGCCCGGCATCGACACGACGCCCGTCGAGGCCGCGGCATGCCTGTACACGATGACGGCCGACAAGCGCTTCGTCCTGGGACCGCTCGGGCGCGCGCCGGAGGTGATCGTCGCCTCCGCGTGCTCGGGGCACGGCTTCAAGTTCGGGCCCGCGGTCGGCGAGGCGCTCGCAGATCTGGCGACGGGCGTCGCACGCGACGACCTCGCGTTCATCTCGACATCCCGACGGGGGTTCTGA
- a CDS encoding gamma-glutamyltransferase produces MTIALAAPHPEAVAAGERAVAAGGNALDAALAAAVMLTVVYPHQCALGGDLIALVRSPEGATTAVVAAGTSPAGIAEAAAGWTEVPRQGAHSVTVPGMVAGWRAIAALGARSGLVSAFADAAAVADAGTEVSAGLGRALVSRAEAVLADAGMRAVFAASGTPLLEGEMLRQPALADTLRMLADDPDDFYRGRIARSLVATLRAAGGTHTEDDFAGYEPEVGSSLTRTIGAQTWHVAPPPSVGAVLIGVVRAASDPASPSPAGARLVDAAIRGVQARAAALGDPRTSEVDLDVLLDLAAAVPAPAFAEPRPLGDTAAVTALDDEGWGVTIVQSVYQTFGAGLLDPATGIVLHNRGSAFSVDPASPAAIRPGARPPHTLCPAIVDAPDATVVAGCQGGRAQAWILAQVLPDAVDASYELRGILARPRWVVGDRDLGQDVLSLVAEPGVADEVLARAEERGLPVVRFTGPADEAGHVQLVRCASGLLSSASDTRADGVGTLIGTDRTSTEESRA; encoded by the coding sequence ATGACGATCGCGCTGGCCGCGCCGCATCCGGAAGCCGTCGCCGCGGGGGAGCGCGCCGTCGCCGCCGGCGGCAACGCCCTGGATGCCGCGCTCGCCGCGGCCGTGATGCTGACGGTCGTCTACCCGCACCAGTGCGCACTGGGCGGCGATCTCATCGCCCTCGTGCGGTCGCCGGAGGGCGCGACGACGGCCGTCGTCGCCGCCGGCACATCGCCTGCCGGCATCGCGGAGGCCGCCGCGGGCTGGACCGAGGTGCCCCGGCAGGGCGCGCACTCCGTCACGGTGCCGGGCATGGTCGCGGGCTGGCGCGCGATCGCCGCGCTCGGCGCGCGGTCGGGCCTCGTGTCGGCCTTCGCGGATGCCGCGGCCGTCGCCGACGCAGGCACCGAGGTCAGCGCGGGGCTCGGCCGTGCGCTGGTGTCGCGCGCCGAGGCCGTGCTCGCCGATGCCGGCATGCGCGCCGTGTTCGCCGCCTCCGGCACGCCTCTCCTCGAGGGGGAGATGCTGCGGCAGCCCGCCCTCGCGGACACCTTGCGCATGCTCGCCGACGATCCCGACGACTTCTACCGGGGCCGCATCGCGCGGTCGCTCGTGGCGACGCTGCGCGCCGCGGGCGGCACGCACACGGAGGACGACTTCGCGGGGTACGAGCCCGAGGTCGGGTCCTCCCTCACCCGCACGATCGGCGCGCAGACGTGGCACGTCGCTCCGCCGCCGTCGGTCGGCGCCGTCCTCATAGGCGTCGTCCGCGCGGCGTCAGACCCGGCATCCCCTTCCCCCGCGGGTGCGCGGCTGGTGGACGCCGCGATCCGCGGCGTGCAGGCGCGCGCGGCCGCGCTCGGCGATCCCCGCACGAGCGAGGTGGATCTCGACGTGCTCCTCGACCTCGCCGCCGCCGTGCCCGCTCCGGCATTCGCCGAGCCCCGCCCGCTCGGCGACACGGCGGCCGTCACGGCCCTCGACGACGAGGGTTGGGGCGTCACGATCGTCCAGAGCGTCTACCAGACCTTCGGTGCGGGCCTGCTCGACCCGGCGACCGGGATCGTGCTGCACAACCGGGGGAGCGCCTTCAGCGTCGACCCGGCCTCGCCCGCCGCGATCCGGCCGGGCGCCCGCCCGCCGCACACGCTGTGCCCCGCCATCGTCGACGCCCCCGACGCGACGGTCGTGGCGGGCTGCCAGGGCGGGCGCGCACAGGCGTGGATCCTCGCGCAGGTGCTCCCCGACGCGGTCGACGCGTCGTACGAGCTGCGGGGCATCCTGGCGCGTCCTCGCTGGGTGGTGGGCGACCGCGACCTCGGCCAGGACGTCCTGTCGCTCGTTGCCGAGCCCGGCGTCGCCGACGAGGTGCTCGCGCGCGCCGAGGAGCGGGGTCTCCCCGTCGTCCGGTTCACCGGCCCCGCCGATGAGGCCGGGCACGTGCAGCTCGTCCGGTGCGCGAGCGGCCTGCTGTCGAGCGCGAGCGACACCCGTGCGGACGGCGTCGGCACCCTCATCGGCACCGACAGAACCTCGACGGAAGAGAGCCGTGCATGA